One Bradyrhizobium manausense DNA segment encodes these proteins:
- a CDS encoding ABC transporter substrate-binding protein, with product MLASVMLATGATAGEGPVKLGVLTDMSSLYADNGGQGSVVAAQMAVDDFGGKVLGRPVQIVAGDHQNKPDVGSVIARRWIENEGVEAILDVPNSAVALAVQGITRDKKKVFLATGAATSRLTGDECSMTGIHWTYDTYALSQGTTKAIARLGAKSWFFLSADYSLGAQLEADSRKVIDATGGKVVGAVKHPINTADFSSFLLQAQASKADVIALADAGGDFINVVKQAGEFGVTREQKLAGLIVFIADIHSLGLQSAQGLMLSSAFYWDLNDATRAWSKRFIEKTQKVPTMIHAGTYGAVMHYLKAVEAAGTLDGPAVAAKMRDMPVNDFMTKNGRIRPDGRLVRDMYLFRVKSPQESKYKFDYYELLATIPGEEAFRPMEDGGCPLLKKS from the coding sequence ATGCTGGCATCGGTGATGCTGGCGACCGGGGCGACTGCCGGGGAGGGGCCGGTCAAGCTCGGGGTGCTGACCGACATGTCCTCGCTTTATGCGGACAATGGCGGGCAAGGGTCGGTTGTCGCGGCGCAAATGGCCGTCGATGATTTCGGGGGCAAGGTTTTGGGACGCCCTGTCCAGATCGTTGCCGGCGATCACCAGAACAAGCCTGACGTGGGATCGGTGATCGCACGGCGATGGATCGAGAACGAAGGCGTGGAGGCTATTCTCGACGTTCCCAATTCCGCTGTCGCGCTCGCCGTGCAAGGCATTACCCGTGACAAGAAGAAGGTGTTTCTCGCCACCGGTGCCGCGACCTCGCGCCTGACCGGCGACGAATGTTCGATGACCGGCATCCACTGGACCTACGATACCTATGCCTTGTCGCAGGGCACAACCAAGGCCATCGCGCGCCTTGGTGCAAAGAGCTGGTTCTTCCTCTCCGCGGACTATTCGCTCGGCGCCCAGCTCGAAGCCGATAGCCGCAAGGTCATCGACGCGACCGGCGGCAAGGTCGTGGGCGCCGTCAAGCATCCGATCAATACGGCGGATTTCTCCTCCTTCCTGCTGCAAGCGCAGGCCTCGAAAGCGGATGTGATCGCGCTCGCCGACGCTGGCGGTGATTTCATCAACGTCGTGAAGCAGGCCGGCGAGTTCGGCGTCACGCGCGAGCAGAAGCTTGCCGGCCTCATTGTCTTCATCGCCGACATTCACAGTCTGGGATTGCAGAGTGCGCAGGGCCTGATGCTCAGCTCGGCATTCTATTGGGATCTGAACGACGCCACGCGCGCCTGGTCGAAGCGCTTCATCGAGAAGACACAGAAGGTGCCGACCATGATTCACGCCGGCACCTACGGGGCGGTGATGCACTATCTCAAAGCGGTCGAGGCGGCGGGCACGCTGGATGGGCCTGCCGTCGCCGCCAAGATGCGCGACATGCCCGTGAACGACTTCATGACCAAGAATGGACGGATCCGCCCGGACGGCAGATTGGTCCGCGACATGTATCTGTTCCGGGTCAAGTCCCCGCAGGAGTCGAAGTACAAGTTCGACTATTACGAGCTGCTCGCGACCATTCCCGGTGAAGAGGCCTTCAGACCGATGGAGGATGGCGGATGTCCGCTCCTGAAGAAGTCGTGA
- a CDS encoding DUF4863 family protein → MGSREDLIQRSIPFLREVKDMTPGAEMERWLNATYGENSGLYRDLSRLIRIGIEEGWAANQEVDGPNYRRSRILEPTAETFQFSITAVYMNSADPRRFKDEDDHDVLRGQYHGHPYGELNLVVPLNAGAELRGLQGWQGAGWTAPDPGSRHYPEVRGGAVIALFYLPAGRISYDFKAPA, encoded by the coding sequence ATGGGAAGCAGGGAAGACCTGATTCAGCGCAGCATTCCGTTTCTCCGGGAAGTGAAGGACATGACGCCCGGCGCCGAGATGGAGCGTTGGCTCAACGCGACATACGGCGAAAACAGCGGACTCTATCGGGATCTCTCTCGCCTGATCAGGATCGGGATCGAGGAGGGATGGGCAGCAAACCAGGAGGTGGACGGTCCGAACTACCGGCGCAGCCGCATCCTGGAGCCGACGGCTGAAACGTTTCAGTTCAGCATCACCGCCGTGTACATGAACAGTGCGGATCCGCGCCGCTTTAAGGACGAGGACGATCACGACGTGTTGCGGGGACAGTATCACGGCCATCCCTACGGAGAGCTCAACCTGGTGGTGCCCTTGAACGCAGGTGCGGAGCTGAGGGGATTGCAGGGTTGGCAGGGCGCCGGCTGGACGGCGCCTGATCCGGGCAGCAGGCACTATCCCGAGGTCAGGGGCGGCGCGGTCATTGCATTGTTCTATCTGCCGGCCGGGCGCATCTCGTACGACTTCAAGGCGCCGGCCTGA
- a CDS encoding nitroreductase → MSAPEEVVTGGIEACVAGGPIDAILAGRFACREFREAPVARRTIEEILHVARFAPSGANIQPWRVYVLMGAVKDTVSAALLEAHNTSRNDHASEYKYYASDLPDPYLARRQEFGRLFYGSLGIHQADSEARSRQTAKNYTFFGAPVGLIVTIDRRLEVGSWLDLGMFVQNVMLAAAGRGLQSCPQETFAKYHRILRPLLSIPAEQMVVCGVSVGKAMVDGQQRLMPRADINEFATFLGFDGQN, encoded by the coding sequence ATGTCCGCTCCTGAAGAAGTCGTGACAGGCGGGATTGAGGCATGTGTCGCGGGAGGCCCCATCGATGCGATCCTGGCCGGCCGGTTCGCATGCCGCGAATTCCGCGAGGCACCTGTCGCTCGACGGACGATCGAAGAGATCCTCCATGTCGCGCGGTTCGCGCCCAGCGGCGCGAACATTCAGCCGTGGCGCGTCTACGTACTGATGGGAGCGGTCAAGGACACGGTCTCGGCGGCGCTGCTGGAGGCCCACAACACCTCTCGCAACGATCATGCGTCAGAATACAAATACTATGCCAGCGATTTGCCCGATCCGTATCTCGCGCGTCGGCAGGAATTCGGGCGGTTGTTCTACGGCTCACTCGGAATTCATCAGGCCGATTCCGAAGCCAGGAGCAGGCAGACCGCGAAGAACTACACATTCTTCGGCGCGCCCGTGGGATTGATCGTGACCATCGACCGTCGCCTGGAAGTCGGAAGCTGGCTCGATCTCGGAATGTTCGTGCAGAACGTGATGCTCGCAGCGGCGGGGCGCGGCCTTCAATCCTGTCCGCAGGAGACGTTTGCAAAATACCACCGCATCTTGCGACCGCTGCTTTCGATTCCGGCCGAGCAGATGGTCGTGTGCGGTGTCTCGGTCGGCAAGGCCATGGTCGACGGGCAGCAAAGGTTGATGCCGCGGGCGGATATCAATGAGTTCGCGACGTTCCTTGGCTTCGATGGACAAAACTGA
- a CDS encoding GntR family transcriptional regulator — protein sequence MSDIRTADAVAIRRDDPDDVVARLEEDIIFGRFAPGARLTEDALMSRYGTSRHFVRQALVDAERRGIVRRERNVGATVRFYSAEEVRQIYEVREMLTRQAALMIPLPAPQGLIEELTALQRDYCAKADVRDLRGIHEANDAFHVALFAACGNPYLVRSLQDYMSLTLPMRAKNLADREGLAQSRRQHELMIELLRGRDSWALAQLCVDHMQFSKADYLARIGDGEIIRPAP from the coding sequence ATGTCCGACATTCGCACCGCAGACGCCGTGGCTATCAGGCGCGACGACCCTGATGACGTCGTCGCGCGGCTGGAGGAGGACATCATCTTCGGCCGCTTCGCGCCGGGCGCGCGCCTGACCGAGGACGCGCTGATGTCACGCTATGGCACCTCGCGTCATTTCGTGCGGCAGGCGCTGGTCGATGCGGAGCGCCGCGGCATCGTCCGCCGCGAGCGGAATGTCGGCGCCACCGTTCGGTTCTACTCGGCCGAGGAGGTACGACAGATCTACGAAGTCAGGGAGATGTTGACGCGGCAGGCGGCGCTGATGATCCCCCTGCCCGCGCCGCAGGGCCTGATCGAAGAGCTGACCGCCCTGCAACGCGACTATTGCGCGAAGGCCGATGTCCGCGACCTCCGCGGCATTCACGAGGCCAACGACGCCTTCCACGTCGCGCTGTTCGCCGCCTGCGGCAATCCCTATCTGGTGCGCTCGCTGCAGGACTACATGAGCCTGACGCTGCCGATGCGCGCGAAGAACCTCGCCGACCGTGAGGGTCTGGCGCAATCGCGGCGCCAGCACGAGCTGATGATCGAGCTGCTGCGGGGTCGCGACAGCTGGGCCCTGGCCCAGCTGTGCGTGGATCACATGCAGTTCAGCAAGGCGGATTATCTGGCAAGGATCGGCGACGGCGAGATCATCAGGCCGGCGCCTTGA